The sequence AAATGAAAACCGTCGCCGAACCCTATATCCGCCGGCGCGCCATTCGCCACCTGGAAAAAGGGCGCGTGGTCATCTTCGGCGGGGGAACCGGCAACCCGTACTTCTCCACCGATACCGCCGCCGCGCTGCGCGCAATGGAGATGGAAGCCGACGTGCTCATCAAGGCCACCAAGGTGGACGGCATCTACGATTGCGATCCGAAGCAGAATGCGAAAGCGGAAAAGTTTGACGAGCTCTCCTACATCGATTTCATCAACCTGCGCCTGGGAGTGATGGACACCACCGCGGTGACGATGTGCATGGAGCACAAGCTGCTGATCCACGTATTGAACCTGTGGGATGAAAGCGCGCTGAAGAAAGCCCTCTTTGGCGAAAAAGTGGGGACGATCATTCATTAGGGAATTGAAACAATGAGATCAGACCTGACCTGCAAAGGTCGGGTCTTTTAATTGGCAACACAATATATACTACTTCAATAGTTTATACTACAACAATAGTTTATACTATTAACATGAATCTATCGACTGATTTCTTCTCACCACATATAAAGGAAAATATTGTTTGGGTTCATGGGAAAGAAAAAAGATCGTACCCAAAATCTCCTCTACGTTACCCAGGTGGAAAAGCTCGTGCAGTAAGTATTATCCTTTCGTTGATTCCCGCAGATACGGAAATTTTAGTATCGCCATTTTTTGGTGGTGGTTCTATTGAGATTGCGAGTGCATTTTTTGGAGTTAAAGTTTTAGGGTTCGATATATTCGATCCACTTGTAGCTTTTTGGCAAGAATTATTAAGTAACCCAACCCAACTTG comes from Dehalobacter sp. and encodes:
- a CDS encoding uridine monophosphate kinase is translated as MKTVAEPYIRRRAIRHLEKGRVVIFGGGTGNPYFSTDTAAALRAMEMEADVLIKATKVDGIYDCDPKQNAKAEKFDELSYIDFINLRLGVMDTTAVTMCMEHKLLIHVLNLWDESALKKALFGEKVGTIIH